One Tolypothrix bouteillei VB521301 DNA window includes the following coding sequences:
- a CDS encoding response regulator → MTKVLVIEDEVESRNIFLECLEAEGFDTISAENGLIGVQKAQENLPDLIICDVSMPELDGYGVLTSLRQNTGTARIPFIFLSAKSTKAEVRQGMTLGADDYLTKPTTAEELLEAIATRLKKQATIKEWYETQSPQVTPPPANTAPSADSQSSSPASPQLKEVFDFIEANYHQAISLSDVAQAVGYSPAYLTDLMRRQTGKTVHQWIVEHRMTKACSLLLETKQSVEQIAEAVGYQYVGCFFRQFRISFGTTPQVWRNQKIRKD, encoded by the coding sequence ATGACAAAAGTTTTAGTAATTGAAGATGAAGTAGAAAGTCGAAATATATTTCTTGAATGCCTCGAAGCAGAAGGGTTTGATACTATCAGTGCAGAAAACGGTCTGATAGGCGTTCAGAAAGCACAAGAAAACTTGCCCGACCTCATTATTTGTGACGTTTCCATGCCAGAATTAGATGGTTATGGTGTCCTCACCTCATTACGCCAAAACACGGGAACAGCAAGGATTCCCTTTATTTTTCTTAGTGCCAAGAGTACAAAGGCTGAGGTGCGTCAAGGCATGACGCTTGGTGCTGATGACTATCTCACCAAGCCTACTACAGCAGAGGAATTATTAGAAGCGATCGCTACCCGACTGAAAAAACAAGCAACTATTAAGGAGTGGTACGAGACTCAATCACCACAAGTCACACCACCTCCTGCTAATACCGCTCCATCAGCCGACTCCCAGTCATCCTCTCCTGCTAGCCCTCAGTTGAAGGAGGTTTTTGACTTTATCGAAGCCAATTATCACCAAGCTATAAGCTTAAGTGACGTAGCCCAAGCCGTGGGTTATTCCCCAGCATACTTAACTGACTTAATGCGACGCCAAACAGGAAAGACGGTACATCAATGGATCGTAGAGCACCGAATGACAAAGGCATGCTCATTGCTTTTGGAAACCAAGCAGTCAGTAGAACAGATTGCGGAAGCAGTGGGTTATCAATATGTAGGGTGTTTCTTTCGTCAATTTCGTATCAGCTTTGGAACTACCCCTCAAGTTTGGCGCAACCAGAAGATACGCAAAGATTGA
- a CDS encoding pentapeptide repeat-containing protein, producing MDIENLLTQYTSGERNFIGISLRSANLIGINLSGANLSNSKLRDAELHGANLQRTILRGIDLEGASLRYAVLDEADLSNTNLTNCNFQYASLKRANLINCTILESSLEGANLEDANLENTVIIDTNLEDTNLKNTNLRNAQVENTSGSPELMHAILCNTIMPSGSICNNNRNPAAIKDTLLLRYARGERDFTNNFSCVELRLSDLQGVNLSDVQLPGIKLWNASLKDVNMSNANLSGAWLIEIFFLNANLEGINLEESKLSSTSFRGSNLKKANLKGARLDVGEHGFVLTDLINANLTEADLSNANLARAILNKANLTRAILRNTNLSKTDLIRANFSEADLAGANLSEAIYCSETIFPENVDLSQAIPITSGVDLSGYGKSLLSCKDLHSLDLSRANLSGLYLNDVNFSGTNMSESNLSNTRLSHANLKGTNLAGTNLTNARLAGADLSNADLSYSIVANTDFRGAFYNSATIFPNGIDLSKAIYLVAGANLSHIFFSKINLREVDLSNTNLSNSILKYIDLSYADLSNANLTNTNFEGAILEGANLSGAIFHKTIMPNGSVRNSY from the coding sequence ATGGATATTGAAAATTTACTCACACAGTACACCTCTGGGGAAAGAAATTTTATAGGCATTAGTTTAAGGAGTGCCAATTTAATAGGGATTAACTTGAGCGGTGCTAATTTAAGCAACTCTAAGTTAAGAGATGCCGAGTTACATGGAGCTAATCTTCAACGAACTATTCTTAGAGGCATTGATTTAGAAGGTGCTAGCTTACGCTACGCAGTTCTAGATGAAGCAGATTTGAGTAATACCAATTTAACTAACTGCAATTTTCAGTACGCCAGCTTAAAAAGGGCGAATTTAATAAATTGTACAATACTTGAAAGCAGTTTAGAAGGAGCAAATCTAGAGGATGCAAATCTAGAAAATACAGTAATAATTGACACAAATCTTGAAGATACAAATCTGAAAAATACGAATTTACGTAATGCTCAAGTTGAGAATACAAGTGGCTCTCCAGAATTAATGCATGCTATTTTGTGCAACACTATTATGCCAAGCGGTAGTATTTGTAACAATAATCGTAATCCGGCGGCGATTAAGGATACTTTGTTGCTACGCTATGCACGAGGAGAAAGAGATTTTACTAATAATTTTAGTTGTGTAGAATTAAGGCTTTCTGATTTGCAAGGAGTAAATTTAAGTGATGTACAGCTTCCTGGCATAAAACTATGGAATGCTTCTTTAAAAGATGTAAATATGAGTAATGCGAACTTAAGTGGTGCTTGGTTAATTGAAATTTTTTTCCTAAATGCTAATTTAGAAGGTATCAATTTAGAAGAAAGCAAATTAAGTAGCACATCTTTTAGAGGAAGTAATTTAAAAAAAGCTAACTTAAAAGGAGCTAGATTAGATGTAGGTGAACATGGTTTTGTTTTAACAGATTTAATAAATGCTAACTTAACAGAAGCCGATTTAAGTAATGCCAATTTAGCCAGAGCAATACTGAATAAAGCAAATTTAACCAGAGCTATATTAAGAAATACAAATCTCAGTAAGACTGATTTAATACGTGCCAATTTTAGTGAAGCAGACTTAGCAGGGGCAAACTTAAGTGAAGCAATTTACTGTTCAGAAACAATTTTCCCTGAAAATGTGGATTTATCCCAAGCTATACCAATTACCTCTGGTGTAGATTTGTCTGGATATGGCAAATCTCTTTTATCTTGCAAAGATTTACACTCACTTGATTTAAGTAGAGCTAACTTAAGTGGTCTTTATTTAAATGATGTAAATTTTAGCGGTACTAACATGAGTGAATCTAATCTTAGTAATACTCGTTTAAGTCATGCAAATTTAAAAGGTACAAACTTAGCAGGTACTAACCTTACAAATGCTCGTTTAGCTGGGGCTGATTTAAGTAATGCTGACCTCAGCTACAGTATAGTAGCTAATACCGATTTCAGGGGAGCATTTTATAATTCAGCTACTATTTTTCCTAATGGTATTGATTTATCAAAAGCTATATATCTTGTAGCAGGTGCAAATCTATCTCATATCTTTTTTAGTAAAATTAATTTACGTGAAGTTGATTTATCTAATACAAACTTAAGTAATTCTATTTTGAAATATATTGATTTAAGTTATGCCGATCTCAGCAACGCTAATCTCACTAATACTAACTTTGAAGGTGCAATTTTAGAAGGTGCAAATTTGTCAGGAGCAATATTTCATAAAACTATCATGCCTAATGGTAGTGTTAGGAATAGCTATTAA
- a CDS encoding Tll0287-like domain-containing protein: protein MWTKIKKAILYHSKLTTKFTLLLSIVFIGAILISSFALSKALEQRSEDEINYRGQVIMQMINSLREYTTINITTLLTSNPDNQQNFIPEIVPSFAVREVFENLRKNKEYRDYYYKDATLNPTNLRDKADDFETNLINKFRDRPNLQILSGFRDLYGEKVFYSARPFTIKKSSCLQCHSTPEIAPKNHLKTYGTENGFGWKLNEIVASQVVYFPVSEVYNRASQAFSLFIAIFIGVFTLVLLTINLLLKRNVIDPLKPMAQLAQKISTNTFVYSQAEEFEFKNLVAIAKRTDELGHLGRIFLRMVCEVYDREQRMKQQMRELSIRINETKKAREVSEIVEADYFQNLSAQAKAIRNNWANSDE, encoded by the coding sequence ATGTGGACAAAAATTAAAAAAGCGATATTATACCATTCCAAGCTTACTACCAAATTTACTCTACTTCTTTCAATCGTTTTTATTGGTGCTATCTTAATCAGTAGTTTTGCTTTATCTAAAGCACTTGAGCAAAGATCGGAAGATGAAATAAATTACAGAGGGCAAGTTATCATGCAAATGATAAATTCATTAAGAGAGTATACAACCATCAATATAACAACTCTATTAACCTCTAATCCAGATAATCAACAAAATTTTATCCCAGAAATAGTACCGAGTTTTGCAGTTAGAGAGGTATTTGAAAATTTACGTAAAAATAAAGAATATAGAGATTATTATTACAAAGATGCTACTCTTAATCCCACTAATCTACGAGATAAAGCGGATGATTTTGAAACAAATCTTATAAATAAGTTTCGCGATCGACCAAATTTGCAAATCTTATCAGGATTTCGAGATTTGTATGGAGAAAAAGTGTTTTATAGTGCTCGTCCTTTTACTATAAAAAAATCCAGTTGTCTTCAATGCCATAGTACTCCGGAAATTGCACCTAAAAATCATTTAAAAACTTATGGGACAGAGAATGGTTTTGGCTGGAAGCTCAATGAAATTGTTGCATCTCAAGTTGTTTATTTTCCCGTAAGTGAGGTTTATAACAGAGCTTCTCAGGCTTTTTCTTTATTTATTGCAATTTTTATTGGTGTCTTTACCCTGGTTCTTCTTACAATTAATCTTTTACTAAAGCGAAATGTCATCGATCCTCTCAAACCAATGGCGCAACTGGCTCAGAAAATTAGCACAAATACATTTGTTTACAGTCAAGCTGAAGAATTTGAATTCAAAAATTTAGTTGCGATCGCTAAGCGCACTGATGAGTTAGGTCATCTAGGGCGTATCTTCCTGAGAATGGTTTGTGAAGTCTACGATCGCGAGCAACGCATGAAACAACAAATGCGCGAACTTAGTATTAGAATTAACGAAACTAAGAAGGCTCGTGAAGTGTCTGAAATTGTAGAAGCTGACTACTTCCAGAATTTAAGCGCACAAGCAAAAGCTATTAGAAATAACTGGGCAAATTCTGATGAATAG
- a CDS encoding response regulator has protein sequence MIRLLLVDDQSLVRDGIKAMLSLEPDLQIVGTADNGKTAIELVEALQPDVVLMDVRMPIMDGKEATRSIVQHFPKVKVIVLSTFDDDEYITESIRAGAKGYLLKDMLSEELAESIRFVHRGYSQLAPGLLEKLVTQAADSASRRSETTPTVLAELTARERDVLRLIGRGATNREIAQQLIISEGTVKTYVTNLFNRLNLKNRSQLAIYANSVSWNES, from the coding sequence ATGATTCGTCTGTTACTGGTAGATGACCAAAGTTTAGTGCGTGACGGTATTAAAGCTATGCTTAGCTTAGAACCCGATTTGCAGATTGTTGGTACGGCTGACAACGGAAAAACCGCGATCGAGCTAGTAGAAGCACTGCAACCAGATGTGGTTTTGATGGATGTGCGGATGCCGATTATGGATGGTAAGGAAGCTACTCGCTCGATCGTCCAACACTTTCCAAAAGTTAAAGTCATTGTTCTCAGTACCTTTGATGATGATGAATACATTACCGAGTCGATACGGGCTGGAGCAAAGGGTTATTTGCTCAAAGATATGTTATCTGAAGAATTGGCAGAGTCAATTCGGTTTGTCCATCGCGGTTACTCACAATTAGCTCCCGGACTGCTGGAAAAGTTGGTCACTCAAGCTGCGGATTCAGCATCGAGGCGTAGCGAGACAACTCCAACAGTTTTGGCTGAGTTAACTGCTAGGGAACGAGATGTGTTGCGCTTAATTGGTAGGGGTGCTACCAATCGCGAAATTGCTCAGCAGCTTATTATCTCCGAAGGTACGGTGAAGACTTACGTTACCAATCTTTTTAACCGTTTGAACTTGAAGAACCGCTCGCAGCTTGCCATTTATGCTAATTCTGTAAGCTGGAATGAAAGTTAG
- a CDS encoding S8 family peptidase: protein MKNVKLFQKTVTSGAIATTVALVGFVAKVQAATFSLPIEAAAKATGVDILRDRYGLDGTGITIGVISDSFNTSPNSFDSLGKVDNYATNIADGYLPSNIQVLQDYSDADPTITEDDPTDEGRAILQIVHAIAPGAKLAFYSGAGDVNVISQGIQALGAVGANIIVDDRGLFPQSIPDVPSNLQDLEPPDGPINQAINAVFDRGISYFSSAGNEFPNLPIYGHVNNPNALSVGAVYYGNAQFYTTRSGLTITQGQIEPFSSEGNPGSLKPDVVAPDGLPTSFNLTGEARPYDNPQFFSFFGSSVSAPYTAAVAALLLQANPNATPTEIYNALRNTAESPLSGFDSRYGYGLIRADRAILSLGVQPKPTTIPEPSAVPALLCVSVLIAGVFLQRNQQKSKTRTKSSLSLALVHSSVDQLSYKLQANVFLENYK from the coding sequence ATGAAAAATGTGAAACTCTTTCAAAAAACTGTTACTTCAGGGGCGATCGCAACAACTGTTGCCCTGGTAGGCTTTGTTGCCAAGGTTCAAGCAGCTACCTTCTCCTTACCAATTGAAGCCGCTGCCAAAGCCACAGGAGTCGATATTTTACGCGATCGCTATGGTTTGGATGGTACTGGAATCACCATCGGTGTAATATCTGACAGCTTTAATACTTCGCCAAACAGTTTTGACAGTTTGGGGAAGGTCGATAACTATGCCACTAATATTGCCGACGGTTACCTACCCTCAAATATTCAAGTTTTACAGGACTATTCAGATGCAGACCCTACCATTACTGAGGACGATCCTACAGATGAGGGTCGCGCTATCTTGCAGATCGTTCATGCTATAGCTCCAGGCGCTAAATTAGCGTTTTACTCGGGTGCGGGAGACGTAAATGTTATTAGTCAGGGTATTCAAGCTCTAGGGGCTGTCGGAGCCAATATTATTGTGGATGATAGAGGTTTATTCCCCCAAAGTATTCCTGATGTACCTTCAAACTTGCAGGATTTGGAGCCGCCAGACGGACCGATCAACCAAGCAATTAACGCAGTCTTCGATCGGGGAATTTCTTACTTTAGTTCCGCAGGTAATGAGTTTCCCAATTTACCAATATACGGGCACGTCAATAACCCAAATGCATTGAGTGTCGGAGCTGTGTACTATGGGAATGCACAGTTTTACACAACTCGATCTGGTCTTACTATTACGCAGGGGCAAATAGAGCCTTTCTCTTCGGAAGGGAATCCAGGATCTCTAAAACCGGATGTTGTAGCTCCGGATGGTCTACCAACTTCTTTCAACTTGACTGGAGAAGCTCGTCCTTATGACAATCCTCAATTCTTTAGCTTCTTCGGAAGTTCGGTGTCTGCTCCGTATACTGCTGCAGTCGCAGCGCTGCTACTACAGGCAAATCCGAACGCAACGCCTACTGAAATCTATAACGCTTTGAGAAATACAGCTGAAAGTCCTTTGTCCGGTTTTGATTCCAGATATGGTTATGGTTTGATTCGAGCAGATCGAGCGATCTTATCGCTGGGAGTTCAGCCTAAACCAACAACTATCCCCGAACCTTCGGCAGTTCCTGCTTTGCTGTGTGTCAGTGTTTTAATTGCTGGTGTCTTTCTGCAACGCAATCAGCAAAAGTCTAAAACCAGAACTAAGTCTAGCTTGAGTCTTGCTCTAGTTCACTCAAGCGTTGATCAACTTTCGTACAAGCTACAAGCCAACGTCTTTTTAGAAAACTACAAATAG
- a CDS encoding sensor histidine kinase: protein MFVRDINKCQQPFLTLQRAQEAPEQKVRKLLAKLSYMNEQLCHEKALRLRAEAELEKSLALTKKEPLVSMICHEFRSSLNVISFSTSLLKRHHHNWSEEKTLQYFQRLQTTVEQLGQLMDELLTIERAEAGKLEFEPTSVNLISFCHDILTQMNLSENSQNAINFVIQGDSKAVCIDKKLLQPVLTNLLSNAIKYSPNGSTVDMILSYLDEEVIFTIKDRGIGIPKADRQRLFEPFHRGGNVGDKPGTGLGLAIVKKFVDIHGGEIIIESEVGVGTTFTIALPCQMCH from the coding sequence ATGTTTGTTCGCGATATCAACAAATGCCAACAGCCTTTCTTGACTTTACAAAGGGCACAAGAAGCACCAGAACAAAAAGTGCGAAAGCTTCTTGCTAAATTAAGTTATATGAACGAGCAATTATGTCATGAGAAAGCTTTACGTTTGCGGGCGGAGGCGGAACTAGAAAAGTCTCTTGCATTGACAAAGAAAGAGCCATTAGTTTCTATGATTTGCCATGAATTCCGTTCTTCACTGAACGTTATCTCCTTCTCCACTAGTTTACTTAAACGTCACCATCACAATTGGAGTGAGGAGAAAACACTACAGTATTTCCAGCGTCTTCAAACAACAGTCGAACAGCTCGGTCAACTGATGGACGAACTTCTAACGATCGAGAGAGCAGAAGCAGGAAAGCTAGAGTTTGAGCCTACATCGGTTAATTTGATCTCATTCTGCCATGATATATTAACTCAAATGAATTTGAGTGAAAACTCTCAGAACGCAATTAATTTTGTGATACAAGGTGATAGCAAAGCAGTTTGTATAGATAAAAAATTATTGCAGCCTGTTCTTACGAATTTATTATCGAACGCGATTAAATATTCCCCCAATGGTAGTACAGTTGATATGATACTCTCCTATCTAGATGAAGAAGTTATTTTTACGATAAAAGATAGGGGAATTGGCATTCCAAAAGCAGATCGACAACGGCTGTTTGAGCCATTTCATCGTGGTGGAAATGTCGGTGATAAACCGGGTACTGGATTGGGTTTAGCAATTGTCAAAAAATTTGTGGATATACATGGTGGGGAAATCATTATAGAGAGTGAAGTGGGTGTTGGTACTACGTTTACGATCGCATTGCCATGCCAAATGTGTCACTAA
- a CDS encoding histidine kinase, which yields MNYWLKTQSHPIRCLLYLEWGFLAIASMASFLELVLAPQIWQHKVSDLLVLAVFALLGVTSYIDKFATKTIYVCMHFSLVLIWLPFSGALWLLSILLLILMIRCFFMLPLQGRWIIAGLAFGIVLLARMQQLYSTHKLLAFSQLSQQWMSQWSDVFWFGIVLLLLTQLMQQVLITQQIQQQLAREQQRWRQYIQQQQKLIALQARHHVACESYDALGHALAAINIQIQSALKFWSIDPNQAQEFLTQAQRVGVTTMQEIRNSLRALRIHTIPPQIQLPLEQKHDVTVSFSPQDYLAMNYNKRI from the coding sequence ATGAATTACTGGCTTAAAACTCAATCTCATCCCATCCGCTGTTTGCTTTACTTGGAATGGGGGTTCCTTGCGATAGCAAGCATGGCTAGCTTTCTCGAACTTGTATTAGCACCACAAATATGGCAGCACAAAGTCTCAGATCTGCTCGTGCTGGCTGTATTTGCATTACTTGGCGTTACCTCATACATAGATAAATTTGCTACTAAAACTATCTATGTATGCATGCACTTTAGTCTAGTTTTGATATGGCTACCTTTTAGCGGAGCGTTGTGGCTGTTATCAATTCTGTTACTAATCCTCATGATTCGCTGTTTCTTTATGTTGCCATTGCAAGGGCGTTGGATAATAGCGGGGTTAGCTTTTGGAATTGTGTTGCTTGCACGAATGCAACAACTTTACAGCACTCACAAACTCCTTGCGTTCAGCCAGTTATCGCAACAATGGATGAGCCAGTGGAGCGATGTTTTTTGGTTTGGAATTGTGTTGTTATTACTTACGCAATTAATGCAGCAGGTGCTAATAACGCAACAGATTCAACAGCAACTAGCACGAGAGCAACAAAGGTGGCGACAATATATCCAACAACAGCAAAAACTCATTGCACTCCAAGCACGACACCACGTTGCTTGCGAAAGCTATGATGCTTTGGGTCACGCGTTAGCAGCCATCAACATTCAGATACAAAGCGCTCTGAAATTCTGGTCTATCGATCCGAATCAAGCACAAGAGTTTTTAACACAAGCGCAACGGGTGGGAGTCACCACTATGCAGGAAATTCGCAATTCTCTCCGTGCGCTACGCATCCACACTATACCACCACAGATACAACTCCCATTGGAACAGAAACACGATGTGACAGTTTCTTTCTCTCCTCAAGATTACCTAGCAATGAATTACAACAAACGCATCTAA
- a CDS encoding type 2 lanthipeptide synthetase LanM family protein: MEVSQQDLRKIVEQASNIEERLSNCFVPNEAEDNNKLAMSRLKTWCQLVTQGNSEKLAKRLVWDNLDVSTMVRVLGAVRLADGQQLPSWTDTLREALQTDWETAYASVYHCLEAEKPIPFEEVYLPFVHVARQKLIARANANLHLLSEAVHLYLECQLLLKLASLCAQSLEFEFSQFKAVKQSASISLPEQQASHSNVQYQNFVKDLKAGGLLSFFQKYSVLARLVATAVDFWVEEKAEFLQRLASDLPSIQQNFQESTGQVVKIQGNFSDSHNQGRSVIALTFASGLKLIYKPRGLALESAYFQLLTWCNQHFVEMHTKSLHPFKILKLINSTTHGWMEYVEHLPCEDETAVERYYQRAGMVLCLLYLLQGNDCHEENLIASGEHPVLVDLETLVHPRAREVNPTEEVEAQSLVNQQFFQDSVLRTGLLPRWELGADGGTAHDISGLGGGNGGEIPIRIQKWQNINTDNMTLEYESGFMSPSANIPLLNGLVVSSHDYVNEIADGFRQMYQFLVHRQEELLAADSPLAALARQKVRFLFRNTQVYGHILEKTLNPKFLQHGVDRSIQLDVLSRAFLAADEKPPIWSILGVEIRAMEQMDIPYFIANSSSDALALNSDLIVKGYFREPSYNRMISCLQQLNDTDLAQQISIIRGSFYSRVAQGMTSTLSTERASANLNLDALAPITSTQLVQEAVEIAKDLQQRAIYASNGSATWIGMAYLPKAGRMQLQPLSDGLYDGVCGVSLFLAALAKVTGDARFRDVALSALQNIRKPLQDIRDPNIQHKIAKQSGIGGGIGLGSIVYTLVRVSQFLDEPDLLDTANCAASFITQESIASDRSFDTIAGAAGAILGLLTLYQTKANPTVLDRAQALGYHLLNNRTKSETGFRAWATLEGKLATGFSHGAAGIAYALLRLYKTTQDPVFLEAAEEAIAYERSIFSPTQGNWPDVRNFSLNKSKPSFMTTWCHGAPGIGLARLGSLEILDTAEIRQEIAVAINTTQQFGLHNIDHLCCGNFGRMEVLLVGACKLSRSDLWDTVQKQAAWVVARAKQAGSFSLFPELSGDVYNPGFFQGSAGIGYELLRLAYPESLPSVLLWE, encoded by the coding sequence ATGGAAGTTTCACAACAAGATTTACGAAAAATAGTAGAACAAGCTAGTAATATTGAAGAAAGATTGAGCAATTGCTTTGTTCCAAATGAAGCTGAAGACAACAATAAGCTGGCTATGTCTCGCTTGAAAACTTGGTGTCAGCTTGTTACACAAGGGAATTCAGAAAAGTTAGCCAAACGCCTTGTATGGGACAATCTAGATGTTAGTACAATGGTTAGGGTTCTCGGTGCTGTCCGCCTTGCTGATGGGCAACAACTCCCCTCATGGACAGACACTTTGCGGGAAGCTTTGCAAACTGATTGGGAAACAGCTTATGCAAGCGTCTATCATTGTTTGGAAGCTGAAAAGCCAATTCCCTTTGAAGAAGTTTATCTACCCTTTGTTCATGTAGCGCGGCAAAAACTTATTGCACGAGCTAATGCTAATTTGCACCTGCTGTCCGAAGCAGTTCACTTATATTTGGAATGTCAGCTACTATTAAAATTAGCGTCTCTTTGCGCTCAATCTCTAGAATTTGAGTTTTCACAATTTAAAGCAGTGAAGCAGTCTGCGTCCATATCTTTACCAGAACAACAGGCTAGCCATTCTAACGTACAGTACCAAAATTTTGTTAAAGACTTGAAAGCGGGAGGGTTATTATCTTTTTTCCAGAAGTACAGTGTTCTAGCGCGATTGGTGGCAACAGCAGTGGATTTCTGGGTAGAGGAAAAAGCGGAATTCCTTCAGCGTTTGGCATCAGATTTACCCAGCATCCAGCAAAACTTCCAAGAAAGTACAGGTCAAGTCGTTAAAATCCAAGGAAATTTCTCTGACTCTCACAATCAAGGACGCTCCGTCATAGCGCTGACCTTTGCATCCGGCTTAAAACTCATATACAAACCTAGAGGCTTAGCCTTGGAAAGTGCTTATTTTCAGTTACTGACTTGGTGCAATCAGCATTTTGTAGAGATGCATACAAAGTCTTTGCACCCGTTCAAAATACTAAAACTTATCAACAGCACCACCCACGGATGGATGGAGTATGTAGAGCATTTACCTTGTGAAGATGAAACTGCTGTAGAGCGATACTACCAACGTGCTGGGATGGTTTTGTGCCTGCTCTACCTGCTGCAAGGGAACGACTGCCATGAGGAAAATCTAATCGCTAGTGGGGAACATCCGGTGCTAGTTGATCTAGAAACACTTGTACATCCTCGTGCTCGTGAGGTTAACCCTACAGAGGAAGTAGAAGCGCAATCTTTAGTAAATCAGCAATTTTTTCAAGATTCGGTGCTGCGGACTGGACTGTTACCAAGATGGGAATTGGGCGCAGATGGAGGAACTGCTCACGATATTAGTGGTTTGGGGGGTGGAAATGGCGGGGAAATTCCTATTCGCATACAAAAGTGGCAGAACATTAACACTGACAATATGACATTGGAATACGAGTCTGGTTTCATGTCACCCTCTGCTAATATACCTCTCCTTAATGGGCTCGTTGTGTCATCCCACGATTACGTCAATGAAATCGCAGATGGTTTTCGGCAGATGTATCAGTTCCTGGTACACAGGCAAGAAGAACTTTTAGCAGCTGACAGTCCATTAGCCGCCCTAGCCCGTCAGAAAGTTCGATTTTTGTTTCGCAATACCCAAGTATACGGTCATATTCTAGAAAAAACTCTTAATCCGAAGTTTTTACAACATGGTGTAGATCGCAGTATTCAACTAGATGTCTTAAGTCGGGCATTTTTGGCAGCCGATGAAAAACCCCCAATTTGGTCAATTCTTGGGGTTGAGATCCGAGCAATGGAACAAATGGATATTCCTTATTTCATTGCTAACTCCAGTAGTGATGCTCTGGCACTTAATTCAGATCTAATTGTTAAGGGATATTTTAGAGAACCTAGCTATAACCGAATGATTTCTTGTCTGCAACAGCTTAATGACACAGATTTAGCTCAACAAATCTCAATCATTCGGGGTTCTTTTTACTCGCGGGTTGCTCAAGGAATGACCAGTACTCTATCCACCGAGCGTGCTAGTGCTAATCTAAATTTGGATGCACTTGCTCCCATAACATCAACACAACTGGTGCAGGAAGCGGTAGAGATTGCAAAGGACCTGCAACAACGAGCAATCTACGCCTCCAATGGTAGCGCTACTTGGATTGGGATGGCATATCTCCCCAAGGCAGGACGGATGCAACTTCAGCCTTTAAGTGATGGTTTATATGATGGTGTTTGTGGAGTTTCTTTATTTTTAGCAGCGCTGGCAAAAGTAACTGGTGATGCAAGATTTCGCGATGTAGCATTGAGCGCCTTACAAAACATAAGAAAGCCCTTGCAGGACATACGAGACCCAAACATTCAGCATAAAATTGCCAAGCAAAGTGGTATCGGTGGCGGCATTGGATTGGGGTCTATAGTGTATACTTTGGTACGAGTCAGTCAGTTTCTAGATGAACCGGATCTGTTGGACACTGCCAATTGTGCCGCTTCGTTCATCACTCAGGAAAGCATTGCCAGCGATCGCTCATTTGACACAATAGCAGGAGCGGCTGGAGCAATACTGGGATTACTGACTCTGTACCAAACAAAGGCAAACCCAACTGTTCTCGATCGCGCACAAGCTTTGGGTTATCATTTACTCAACAACCGGACTAAGAGTGAGACTGGATTTAGAGCTTGGGCTACCCTAGAAGGCAAGTTAGCAACGGGATTTTCCCACGGTGCAGCTGGTATTGCCTACGCTTTATTACGATTGTATAAAACCACACAAGACCCAGTTTTTCTAGAAGCAGCAGAGGAAGCGATCGCCTACGAACGCAGTATCTTTTCACCCACTCAAGGAAACTGGCCAGATGTAAGAAATTTCTCCTTAAATAAGAGCAAGCCATCTTTTATGACGACTTGGTGTCACGGTGCTCCTGGTATTGGTTTAGCCCGTTTGGGGAGTCTGGAGATTCTGGATACAGCAGAAATTCGGCAAGAAATTGCAGTTGCTATAAATACAACACAGCAGTTTGGTTTACACAATATTGACCATCTCTGTTGCGGTAATTTCGGCAGAATGGAAGTTTTATTGGTGGGAGCGTGCAAGCTGTCGCGTTCGGATCTTTGGGATACCGTTCAAAAACAAGCAGCTTGGGTTGTTGCAAGAGCAAAGCAAGCTGGTAGTTTTTCTCTGTTTCCCGAACTTTCTGGAGATGTTTATAACCCTGGTTTCTTTCAAGGTAGTGCTGGAATCGGTTATGAACTCTTGAGGCTAGCATATCCGGAATCGCTTCCTTCCGTATTGTTGTGGGAGTAG